tttcacctccactcttcGGCTATCTCCACTCACGCTTCCCAACCAAACCCCCCCATGTGATAGCAGTATAAACACCCTCCCGTGTATGATCATTTGCCCTTGTGCATCACGACTGACCAATATTCTTACCTCTCTCATACATCTGCAAGCGAGACCACATCCTTGCAACATGGCACCTCTCGACTTCAACCGTCTTCATCCCAGTTATGAGCCTCAGTTCATCCATTTCCCTTCGAGAAGGTCCAccgtcttctcgaccaagGGAGCCATAGCGACTTCTCAGCCATTAGGTATGTGCATGAGCAACGGTATCGAACATGGGTTTTGGGAACCCAGCTTATGGCCGTCATGTCTCAGCTTGTCAGGCCGGTCTGGAAATCCTCAACAAAGGTGGAAACGCAGGTGAGCTGCTGTCTGAGGGACGACTGTACCGCAAAATCAGACAGCTAAAGAGAAGTGCTTGATTGTAGCCGACGCTGCAGTCGCTACCGCTGCCGCTCTCAACGTTACCGAGCCAACATGTACCGGTGAGCTCGCCTGTTCGCTGAGGCTCACGCATAAGTATCGTATACTGATCCACTGTATCATTTGCAGGtatcggtggtggtgagtctTATCTCAAACAAGAGCACCGATTTTATCCCCTTTGAGACCCGACCCCCTACTCTCCGAACACTGCTAATGAGCTAAGACGTCTTTCAGATATTTTCTGTCTTTACTATCATGCCGCGACTCAGACAGTTCGAGCGGTCAACGGATCGGGAAAAGCACCTAAAGCCCTTTCACTCGAATATCTTCGATCTCAAGGAATTACAGGCGATACCGTGCGTGTCCAAGGATCACTCCACTGCCGACTCCCATATACTGATTATCCATGCCCGCAGATCCCACTTACCAATCTCAACTCGGTCACTGTTCCCGGTGCTCCTGCCGGATGGATCAAGACTGTATCTGAGTTTGGGTCCGGTAAACTCTCGATGAGGGAGATCCTTGATCCGGCTATCAGACTCGCTAGAGAAGGTGTACCAGAGCACGAGTTGAATAGCAACCAGGTGAGCTTCATCAATGAAACACTTGACCGTGATGATCCCCCTTAGATCATCTGTGAAGTCGTGCTGAGACAAACGATCCCGGGTGCAGTGGCAACTGTCGGAGAAGTTGATCAAAAACGCATCACCAAACTGGAAAGAGTGAGTTGGACTCCACTTCGTTGTGCGATGGAAGTAACCAGGAGCTGACGATATCGTCTCtcaaggatgatgatgcctgatggagtgagtggtttGTCACCTTCTCCGAGAGGTTCACTTGCTAATGAACTCATCGCAGAACCCTCCCCTCGCGTCTCATGTCATGACCCACCCGGAGCTGGCCGATACCTTCGAAGCAGTTGCTGAacatggacgagaagggtTCTACAAAGGTCGAATAGCGCAAGGTAATCGGATTGTCCGCCATGGAGGTAGTCACAACGCTGACGTATCTCGGTAGCTATCGTTGATCTGGTGAAATCTGGTGGAGGAGTGATGAGTCTAGAAGATCTCGCTGAGTGCGATGCGGAAGTGGTAGAGCCTATCAAGTACGATTTCAAAGTCGGCGATGcaggagatcaaggtgtTTCCCTatgggaggtgagtgaaaaTTGCCCTTTCTTGACATCGTGGTTGCGTTCTCCGCTCATGACTCTATTTAGTGCCCACCCAACGGACAAGGTATCACTGCTCTCGTCGCCTTGGGTATCATCGAACAGGTGGAGCTTCAACATGGTCTAGATTTACTTGAGTTGGAGCACAACTCTACTCAGTATATTCATATCTTGATCGAAGCGTTGCGACTTGCTTTCGCAGGTAGGTCTTGGCTGTTTATCCGACGCTTTTGCATGATACTGATCGTGGATGCCATGTGTTCTCCTGTTCTTCACAGACAGTAAGTCGATATCACTATGCGCGCTTGCACCACGAACAGTCGAGTATTGACACTCCGCTACCAGCTCGATACTACGTGACCGATCCGGACGTTGAGCACGTCCCCACGAAAGAGCTTCTGAGCAAAGTACGTTCCGCTGCTCTGAAAAtccccatctcttcccactTCGCGATCTAACTTGACTATTTGTTCAGGAATACCTGGCCAAAAGGGCGGccctcatcgacctcaaGAAGTCAAGTACCGTGGTACATGGAAACCCTATGAATTCGTCTGACACGGTCTACCTCGCTACCGCCGACAAGGACGGGAACAGTTGTTCATTCATCGCGTCCAATTATGCTGGTACGTCATAGATGTTCCGGCATCTGTGTCGTCTGACTCACTGTTGGACCTCAGGTTTTGGCACTGGTGCTATTCCCAAGGGCTGTGGTTTTACCCTCCAGAACCGAGGATCAGGATTCACATTGCGTGAAGGACATCCGAATAATGTCAAGGGCGGTAAAAGACCTTATCACACGATTATCCCTGCTATGGTGACGCAGAACAAAGAGTTGTTGATGTCATATGGAGTCATgggagggtgagtgggagtgAGACCAGGTTCCACCACGGCTATGTCCCTCTCAACGCCGACTTCCATCTTGCACAGCGTGGccttgtcatcttcgacaacaAGTGTCCAGAATAGAAGACTGACCGCTCCCTCATCGCTCAGATTCATGCAACCCCAAGGTCATCTCCAAGTACTCCTGAACAAACTCCGAGGTCTATCCCCTCAAGCGTCTCTGGACGCACCACGATTCTGTATCTCAGCGGGATTGCCCGATGCGGGTACAGCCAATGCGGCAAGTGCTGGCGATATCAACAGTGAGATATGGTTCGAGGAAGGTATTCCCGATAGTGTGGTTGAGGAGTTGAGAGGTGAGCGCGGTGTCTCTTCCACATGAGAGGATCGAGCGGGGCGGAGGCAAAGAGGGTCAAGAAAAGGTCATGGGGAATTGATTGCTAACAAGATCTTTCCTTGATGTACTAGCCATGGGACACGAATGTGAAGTAGCTACTGGATTCAAGCGTAAGATTGCTGGAAAAGGTCAGATCATCCAACGTGTCGTGGATCCCAACGGGAGGGAAGTATGGGCATGTGGATCAGATCTGAGAGGTGATGGATGTGCTGTTGGGCAGATCTAGGAGTGAGTATGATCGAACTTCAAGATCAATGGGGCAGGGAACGAGTCGTCCAGAGTGGCTGCTATACCTCTGTTCAATCTCCTAGACAGATCATAAGATACTTTGGGATGGGTACAACGGAATGCATGGTATGATTACATCTGTACTGGTGAGAGAGGGTTGCTCCGTGATTGTTTGATTGGTACCAATCGAGCCTTTCATGCTTTCCAGCCTTTCTTGAATCCCTCGGACTGACCATAAATGAAAGAGTCAGCTCTGGTGTTCTAGTGCTTTGACTCGACAGGAGGGCACAGGAAGTCGACTGGTATCTGCTCCACATGACCACGATGTCACTGTACAACATGACGTTCTTGATTGGCTCCTTGGAGTGAACTAATATCCCACCGAGTCGCCCACCCACCCATCCACCAACCCCGCTCTGTGGGATAGGTGCCACATCCCTACCGACCCGCCGACATACCCCAAACACAGAACGAGAGTGGACCGTCGACCTgaccgactcaccttggcgCTCAACGTAGCCCATCCAGTCCGCGTCGTCCCGTTCAGGACCAACACGAACCGATCCACGACCGGAGGTCTGACAGCGGGGAGATAGTTCATATTGACATTTGACGTTGTGGTGTTTCCGTCGTTGAGAGGcagagagatggatgtgaAGTGGAGTCTGCCGAGCTGGTCCGGCTCATCGATGAGCAAGAGTATGAatggggagagagaagaccaagggcgagagtgaggaggacaaAGGGTGAATGTCAGTCAGATCCATCTTGAACGCAGATTCTCAGTGATATTTGTCCTTGAACTCCTCCGTCCAGTTACACCCCTTCCACCCCACCCTGCCCTCATCGGTTGAGTCACCGGCTGATGCTGTCCGACTgactgactcacctcgcatTCCATCTTTTGCGATTCGCCCTCATTCCACTGACTCGCCAAACCCAATAACAATCTCAATCGTTCCGGTCTCTCCAAATACGgttcctcgtcttcatcttccccacCATCTCCGTCGACTCCCCCGtcgccttctccctcctctccttcttcgccagcgtcgctttcttcaccctcgtcgtcgagatccGCGAAAGCTGAACTTATCAACTGACCTTGGGGAAGGATGAGCAGGGCCGTATGTGGCCCTTCCGGACCCCGCTGGGAGGAGAGTagagaggagagcaagGTGTGGATGTGTGATGGGGAGATCAACATCGTCTGGGGATCGATCGACTTCGGATATCGGGCAGAGAATGTCGGTCGAGGCGGTCGAGGCGGTCGAAGTTCGTCGAGGTTCGTCGCGAAGTTGGATCGGATGGCGTTGTCGTTCGAAAATGTGGGCAGGGAGAAacggagagagagagggacaaCGGAGAGTGTGTGTCGTGAGTCGTGCACTTGATGTGATGTGTTGTACCGACGGTTGGTACCGAAGATAGAGAACGGTCAAAGATGTCGCTCAAGTTGTGAACAATCGGGATGGTCGAAGTGAAGGATGCATGAATCAACActatcatcatcgcttgACATCATGTTGTCTTGGGTATCTATCCCCTTTGATATGCCGGTGGAGGCAGTCCAATGCTTATGTTCGGAAGTCGACTCTGAAACACTTTTGATATGCCACGATGTcattcttcgtcttcgctTGCATCTCTCTGACATTGTGAAGCGGCATCAGCATGGACCGACGTATCATTTGCATCCATGTCTTGTCTTAGAGTATCACGTTCTCGCATCCCAGGCAGCGAGAAAGATCGACCATGGTGACGGCTCATTAGGTCACATCACACGGCCAGAAAAACAaatgtagaaagaaacgGGATCTATGACAAGAGACAAAAGAGGCAAGAATGAAGACATCCGATCTAatgagagtggagaagaagatgtagTAGAACAACTAGAAAAGATGTGAATGTACGACAGGAAGGGAAGATATTGATATGACACAAGAAGTATCAAATGATACAGAAATGACTGAGTGTTCTTTGCCGAcaggatgacgatgggaTAGGACATTCGACGACGGAAGGGCGGTCGTGATGGTGATTATGTGACCATAGGCATGAGAGGGaaaatgatgatgaaaaTGATTGAATGTGATATGTCTGGGTAAGTTGATATAGTGTGAGAATGGTTGAAACCGGATCTCGTGGACAAGACGAGACATGCTTGACATGCTGCTGGGTGATTGTTAGCTTCGAGCGATGCCACTTCTAGAATAGTTACACTCACCTAGATCAGTCAAGTGGCCGCTTTCGTCTCGTAATCTTTGAGACGATTTGGCAGAGTTACCTCCCTCCTGGATCTCTCTCTGCCAGCCGCGCTGCCTTCCGAACTAGCACtattcttcctcgtcagaCCCTTCGATCCCCCTGGCATCCCGGTGGCCGAAAccaccctcctcatcgagGTCGCGGGACTCTCCAATGACTCTGCAGTAGAAGGCGCTATGGAGGCAGCTCGAGCTACGTGTTTGGGTTGGAGCTGACCAGCTTGCAGGGGGAAAGTCTTGGGCTGTCGgtcttcatcttcaggTAGAGCAGGCGGGGTACCGACAGGAGAAGTGGTGTTTGCTCGACGAGTTGATGACTGAGCGCCAAGTGTCGCATCCCGATCGGCAATGGTTGAACTCGTGGAAGCGAGACGGGACCTCTTTCTTTTAGGTCCGAGagtcttctcgtccacatcgtcgtcttctccgctgGGACCTATAACGGCCTTGAGAGGTGAACCACCACCGACGGTGCTGGAGGCGGTGATGGAGTGGGCCAGGGAGGTGGAAATGGGTAAGACGCCATTGCTTCGCGTTCTCTTCAAGCCGGTTGAGCGAGATCCGAAAGAAGGTGCAGGGGAAGATTCATTCGAAGCAGGCTCCATGAAGATGGTAGGAACCTTTTCTTTGTCCTCAGGACTGGTCACCTTGGTTGGACTAtcactccttcccctcttgGTCCCGCTCGGTGCTCTGCTTCCTCCCCTTGGCTTGGGACCTggcttcctcctcttcgcagCCACCACTGCGCGAGCCAATGCTGcgttctccttcttcagtcTGActttttcctcctcgatgcGCTGTGCACGAAGTATCTCgcgaggagatgggacgGATGACCGTGTATTGGAAAGATCCGACGCGCGGGAGTAAGGATGGATGGTAGGCCAGACAGGGGCGTCGCTGTTGGATTTCGACTTGGCCAAAACGCCGTTAGAGCCGCTACGCTTCTTGCGAGgtggggatgggatggtTGGAGTATGGATGGATTCGTCGTGAGTGGTGAGAGAGGTCGCGGAACATCGGGTGACCAGAGGGCGAAGGAGCGGGGTGAGAGAAGCAGTCTTTATGGATGGCGATAACACGTGCACCGGACCTTTTCGTCGTTTCGATCCAGACGACAATGCAAGGGACGGCGTGGAATCGCCGCTCTTGTCGtcggaggaagatgaggacgaagcggtggtggtgctATCGGGAGGACTGACGGGTGGAGCTTTTTGTACGGACGGGTTGATTTTGAGTTTATCTTGATCGGCGGCGCAACCTGCTTTGTCGTAGGTGAAGAGCATGGGTTTGACAGTCTTCCTACGAGCGTTGGTGGAGCCTGATCTGTTCACgaccgatgatgaggaggaaggggatgcGGAAGGGGTTGGGAAATGGAAGGTGATGGCGATGGGAGGCATCGTGGGCGATTCGTCGAGTTATGATGGGTCACTGTTGTGATACGTCGAGTGATTGATTAACGATCTACGATGGGAGTCACAGATCGAAGCAAGCGCTTCAAATGCTTGTACCATGCAGTGGAACAATGGGGAATGGTGGTAGACGCTCTCCTTTCGATGCGGATCTATAGCGTCGTCTGGAAGCTGTAGGCAGATGGACCTGATGAAGCGCCAGGTCGAGTGAGAGGGGGAAAAAACTTTATTGGCGAGAAGTTGCTTGTTGTGATTGAGAGGATTAGGGAATCTGTTGATATATGTGATGTTCAAGGGGACAAGAAAGGGAGGGATAGCGTATCAGGATATAGGTGACTACCGATCAAGATGGTATGATgtagaggatgatgaggatgatgagatgatgagatgatgagatgatgagatgatgatatcaAGGCGGGGATGATGAGTGGTGATTGGATTCGGCTAGTTGCCCAGAACCATTCAGTTGGCGGTGAGCAGTGAGCAGTGACGCTATCAAATCAAACCAACAAATACACCGCTGATACTACCAAAATACCACGCGTTTGAGAGAATTGAACAATAAAAATCCTACAACCGGATAGCTCCGGCCGGGCCTCGGTTCGGACAAACTGGACCTTACGTAACACATGCCCCATACCCATATCTGACGTGTTCTTTTTCCTTGCCTTGTCGACTGTAACCGAAAGGTGATTCTCCGATAAGCATGATAGAGGGCCATTCTTAATCAAAGCCCAAGCTTGCGTCGCACCACAGGATTTCTTGTCTTGACAAGAATGCGTGGTCAGAATCAGTCGTTGAATGAATGACCAATTGGTCAGCGCTGCgagagtgatgatgaggtccAGAGTCTCCGTGTCTTGCGCTACGTGTGAGGCGGCCGCTTGAAAGGAGTTATCGCGTATTTGTCTATCAGGCCGATCATGGAGCGATAGCGCCGTTGGGCTGGCACCCATCACAACTACGTGATTGGTTAACTGGATCAAGTTGTGCCCTTCAGTCAACACCCCACCGCTTCCAGAAGAGACTATGGATCCCACATAGTAAGTGCTGCGATAAATAGCACCACCGATGGACGATTGCCCGCTCACATGCTCCACCATGATAAGATGATCATTGCCTAGATACGGTACTACCATAATCTTGGACAGAGGCACCGCCACTAATCCGTCCTATAAGTTGCGTTACACTTAATAAAAGATCCGAGGCACGCCACCTCCACAATCGTGGTTTCTCTTTTTGAGGGCGTTTGTCTGATTCAGGTAAGTTATCAGGACACGCACGTTCAGGGCTGCCGACTCtctttttctcttcctctgtaATGATTGCCGAGTACATGGGGGCGAAtgggcagaggaggaaaggggggGGGCGGGGCAGGGGCAGGGGGGACGAAAGGGCTTCGGCCTGATGTGTCAAGCCTTTGATCATCTATCTCATCTTCGGAACAAGAGTAAGACATGAGTTATATGAAATCTCATCATGTTATTATGGATTGACACCGACTTGCGCGCATAGAGTGAGGACAGAAGAGAGGGATAGAGATATGGGAAAAGCTGGCGGACCGAATGAGGTCCTCCTGCCCATGATCTAGAAGGGGTCATATCTGCAGCATCGATACTTGACCCCCTGGTTGCATTCATCTCTGAATTGTCAGCAACTGGCACAAATTCGCCCGATCAACCCGAACAACTTTAATGGTGATCTGACATAACCAATCACGTACTTTCCCATCATCCGTAGCCGTACTCTTTCAACCAAAGAATAACTGGGAAGGAAAACGACGTACACCTTCTTACGCCTCCTTCCtagtctctctctctctctcactcacacacTCAATCACCTCTCACCCATTCACTTCCCCCAGAGAGCCAAGCCGAGAGCTAAAGCTTAGTTGTATTTGTTTCCCTTGTGTAAAAACCGCATTGTTCGCATGATACCTTGTTTCAAGCACACATCCCATCTATCTGCAGTacagtcatcatcatcgctgtTCATCCGGtcgatcgacatcatcccgACTCGACAAAGTTGACACCTGCGACCACACTGGTATTTATACCCGCATACGGTCTGGTCAAGTCAACCCTTTACCTCATCCCACAATCAAGATAGAACAATATCGAATCGATCCGGACCAAGGGGGCCGGTATCCGTCCCGCCCCTCCCTTCCTTTTCGTGGACCTCATCCAGACCGTTTGACGATCATACGGACGAAACAAGGGGACAAACAGGAATTCAGGTCATCTTGAATCAACGCggtcctttctctttcacctctccttctaCGACAAGATCCTAATCACCCGATTTGAGCACAACAACCGATCATCCGAGGCCCGACAAGGAACTGAAACGAGGCTCTTTGACGACAAAGGCTCGATCACTACCGCGGAGGACAATACACACTGTGTCGGTGTGCGAGTTCCGGAACCTTGTTGTGACTACGCACAGCTTTACTATTGTTCACGAGGGACAAAGCGTGACAAGCACACAAAAGTCGAGGGATATATCCTCGTCTATTCAGCCTATCgatcgttcttcttcccttcacATCGGCACTAACCTCCATATAACGACAGACACCACTCTTAACAACATACAATACTGTTCTTCGGAACTCGAGCTGCGACGACGTCAACGACCTCGCTACAATGTCTACCTCCACCGTCCGCCTCAACCCCCACGCACCGTCCCCCTCATATGTGCCTCGCACAATGTCCCGACCGGCTTCCCCGGCCTTGCCGCCCCATCCTGGTCATCCTCGATCGTCCTCGACTTCTCGGATCGAAGGTCGCCCACTTTCACCAGGGTTGGGAATGGCTCCGACGCCAAAGATGGGTTCGGAGAGGAGCTCGAGCGGTTTGAGGAACGAGGTCAAGGGTGAGGTTGAGGTCAAGAATCAAGGGGCGCAGGCGATCTTGAAGGTGAGCAGCGGCTTTCGTCGTTCATATTCGTTCGAAGACTCGAAAATACGGGTGATGCTCATGGAAACAACTGTGACTGACAAATGCGTGTGTTCACTCAGATGctttcttccttgcctGCTCCACTACCCGAGACACTTCCACCCACATTCCTTCCTACCCCTTCCGCTTCGCCCGaatcttccacctctgtCACCTCTCCGCCTAAAACCTTTTTCGAATACGTGCACTCCACTTCGGCCTCCTTCAAACGAaagagatcatcatcatctcattcCTCTTCGGAATCCGAGTCCTCATCGGGTGAAGCCGCAGGTCGGCCGGGGATCGGTCTCGGCTTGGGTCTGTCGATGTCGCCTGAGACCATCAGGAAGCGTCAAAAGGTCGAAGGCAAGCTTGATCTAGCTAGATCTGGGTCGGCTTCGGGGGAAAGGGGAGCTTTGACACCGGCTCTGGGAAGTGGAAGTCCGACGGTGAActtgatgaagaaggagtcgatgagagggaagagcgGGCTGAGAAATGAGGTGATCGatgaaagggaagaagggaaggagactTGGAGCAGGGAGAAGTGGAAGTCGATGGCTGAGGTGTAAGTGTCTCGACAACATTCGATCTTATGTGACCTAAAGCTGATTGATTCAATAATCACTTCAGATATCGCAACCGAGCACTTCTTCTCAAGCGTCACGGCGACGCCTACCAACGGACCAAGTCTGCCCATCCTCAGTTCGTGTCCACCCTACCGCACGACCCCATGAAAGGTTTGCTGTGTCTTACAGACGCCGTCCTCCTCTGGCTGTACTCCTACTTCTgcgatgagcaaggtggaggtcgagtCAGGAGCACACCTTACAACGACAGCGCGCCTCTGCGTGACTTCGTGCGAAGGGGTTGGGAGcacgagatgagaaagggagaagatgaggtcCGACGGGAGGGTGCGAGGGCCATGGTCGGgttgatgtgagtggacatGCTTCAGCACCAATGGTATTTATTATGGCTGACGTATTGCTCCCGCTTATTCAGGCATCTGATCGAAGCTGTCGTCTGCTATCATCTGACAGCGGAGCAGCTCAAGCATCTTTCTCGACGAGGACATGAGCTTGCCTCGTCCACGTCTTCGTCCCAACATGGTCCGTCGCCCAGCTCAACAACCTCCGCTTCACCTCCTGGTACTCACCACCATGggacttcttcttcccacgCCCAACCAccacatccatctcccGCTGCTCGATCAcactcctcatcctcatctcaccATTCGCCCGACTCACAGACCTCATACTCCTTACCGCCCGACCTTCTGCCTTTGATCTCAACATCGacgtcctcatcttcccg
The sequence above is drawn from the Kwoniella newhampshirensis strain CBS 13917 chromosome 7, whole genome shotgun sequence genome and encodes:
- a CDS encoding gamma-glutamyltransferase, with the translated sequence MAPLDFNRLHPSYEPQFIHFPSRRSTVFSTKGAIATSQPLACQAGLEILNKGGNAADAAVATAAALNVTEPTCTGIGGDIFCLYYHAATQTVRAVNGSGKAPKALSLEYLRSQGITGDTIPLTNLNSVTVPGAPAGWIKTVSEFGSGKLSMREILDPAIRLAREGVPEHELNSNQWQLSEKLIKNASPNWKEMMMPDGNPPLASHVMTHPELADTFEAVAEHGREGFYKGRIAQAIVDLVKSGGGVMSLEDLAECDAEVVEPIKYDFKVGDAGDQGVSLWECPPNGQGITALVALGIIEQVELQHGLDLLELEHNSTQYIHILIEALRLAFAARYYVTDPDVEHVPTKELLSKEYLAKRAALIDLKKSSTVVHGNPMNSSDTVYLATADKDGNSCSFIASNYAGFGTGAIPKGCGFTLQNRGSGFTLREGHPNNVKGGKRPYHTIIPAMVTQNKELLMSYGVMGGFMQPQGHLQVLLNKLRGLSPQASLDAPRFCISAGLPDAGTANAASAGDINSEIWFEEGIPDSVVEELRAMGHECEVATGFKRKIAGKGQIIQRVVDPNGREVWACGSDLRGDGCAVGQI